From a single Candidatus Izimaplasma bacterium HR1 genomic region:
- the rpoE gene encoding putative DNA-directed RNA polymerase subunit delta — MKAQKSLIDAAVELLEVEKKPYNLYQLFDKVTKGQKFSEDAKADAVTKFYTDLTTSAKFVYTGDNQWDLKANQKIELWEKDGSFYKEYTKVDLPDEYKPAPKPKKATKTKTKAKPKAKAKVVEVVEPVIEKVVEPVIEKVVEPVIEKTVEPVIEPVVESVAKPDDKKAAVPVTDESGKSEVVETYEEEVFEEFEDFDEDKYNEYMDTYEDQYKD; from the coding sequence ATGAAAGCACAAAAATCATTAATTGATGCAGCTGTCGAGTTGTTAGAGGTAGAGAAGAAACCCTATAATTTATATCAATTGTTTGATAAAGTAACAAAGGGCCAAAAATTTAGCGAGGATGCTAAAGCAGATGCCGTTACTAAATTTTATACTGATTTAACTACATCAGCTAAATTTGTATACACAGGGGATAATCAATGGGATTTAAAAGCTAATCAGAAAATAGAACTATGGGAAAAAGACGGTTCATTCTATAAAGAATATACTAAGGTTGACTTACCTGATGAATACAAACCTGCACCAAAACCTAAAAAAGCTACTAAAACAAAAACGAAAGCTAAGCCTAAAGCCAAAGCCAAAGTAGTAGAAGTAGTAGAACCAGTAATTGAAAAAGTAGTAGAACCAGTAATTGAAAAAGTAGTGGAGCCAGTAATTGAAAAAACAGTAGAACCAGTTATAGAACCGGTTGTTGAATCAGTTGCTAAACCAGATGATAAAAAAGCTGCAGTACCTGTTACTGATGAATCAGGTAAATCTGAAGTAGTTGAAACTTACGAAGAAGAAGTGTTTGAAGAGTTTGAAGACTTCGATGAAGACAAATACAACGAGTACATGGATACATACGAGGATCAATACAAGGATTAA
- a CDS encoding Na+/Pi-cotransporter, translating into MTKIKRAHGVVREFLGKYKAYIWVTIIAILVVVGYFYAQILEEQIPEIDWKTTFFSILGGLGIFLYGINLMGDSLKALAGNKLKLIIEKTTNTPIKGILVGIIITGLIQSSSGTTALTVGLVRAGLMTLPQAVGIIIGANIGTTVTSFLLGLKIKEYALPIMAAGAFLIFFTQRKRYKQLGGVLLGFGMLFYGLDEMGGALKQLAKLDQFKAMLSAVGDTPFLGLMAGAGTTALVQSSSATIGILQSLYSTGSMELIGAVAILFGNNIGTTVTAVLASLGGSIAAKRTAAAHVLFNLIGSLMFMLFLVPYTKLIAYLEITILHNNNPEMTISFAHMGFNIVNTFIMFWFINQLVWLVKFLVRGEDGLIEVDVDSLDDKLIQEAPILALESAKMVVINMGKVAQQMFDGVLKYSFDNNKKYFENGMQIEEMLDTIDKKAHDYLVKISQADLDKTGSSNQAAYVDTIRDFERIGDHCTNLYQFFEMRHEDKVELSPEARKELEKLYAVVKETLELTVEAFDTQSKETSKRVMDREDVINRLVIKNRKRHIMRINNRQSSETQDEMYVDILSNIERIGDHCNNIVINVVQEYYYNEELDYEFND; encoded by the coding sequence ATGACAAAAATTAAAAGAGCACATGGTGTGGTTAGGGAATTTTTGGGAAAATATAAGGCATATATTTGGGTAACTATTATAGCTATATTAGTTGTAGTTGGTTATTTTTATGCTCAAATTTTAGAGGAGCAAATTCCAGAGATTGACTGGAAAACAACTTTCTTTTCTATTTTAGGAGGATTGGGGATATTTCTATACGGGATTAATTTAATGGGAGATTCATTAAAGGCACTTGCAGGAAATAAACTTAAATTAATTATTGAGAAAACAACTAATACACCGATAAAAGGTATATTAGTGGGGATTATAATTACAGGACTTATTCAATCATCTTCTGGGACTACAGCTTTAACCGTAGGATTAGTAAGAGCGGGTTTAATGACTTTACCACAAGCAGTAGGTATTATTATTGGAGCTAATATCGGAACAACAGTTACTTCGTTCTTATTAGGTCTGAAAATAAAAGAATACGCTTTACCAATTATGGCTGCTGGTGCATTTTTAATATTCTTTACACAACGTAAAAGATATAAACAACTTGGTGGAGTTTTACTTGGATTTGGGATGTTATTCTATGGATTGGATGAAATGGGTGGAGCTTTAAAACAATTAGCTAAACTTGATCAATTTAAGGCTATGTTATCTGCAGTAGGAGACACTCCTTTCTTAGGATTAATGGCTGGAGCAGGAACTACTGCGCTTGTACAATCAAGTAGTGCAACAATTGGTATCCTTCAAAGTTTATATAGTACAGGCTCAATGGAATTAATCGGAGCTGTAGCAATACTATTTGGTAATAATATTGGAACAACAGTTACTGCTGTATTAGCATCTTTAGGTGGAAGTATTGCAGCAAAAAGAACAGCGGCAGCTCATGTACTATTTAACTTAATAGGTAGTTTAATGTTTATGTTATTTTTAGTACCATACACTAAACTAATTGCATACTTAGAAATAACAATACTACATAACAATAACCCTGAAATGACAATAAGTTTTGCACATATGGGATTCAATATAGTTAATACATTTATTATGTTCTGGTTTATCAACCAACTTGTTTGGTTAGTTAAATTCTTAGTACGAGGTGAAGATGGATTAATTGAAGTAGACGTTGACAGCTTAGATGATAAATTAATTCAAGAAGCGCCTATTTTGGCCTTAGAAAGCGCTAAAATGGTAGTAATAAACATGGGTAAAGTGGCACAACAAATGTTTGACGGAGTATTAAAATACTCATTTGATAATAATAAAAAGTACTTCGAAAATGGTATGCAGATAGAAGAAATGTTAGATACAATTGATAAAAAAGCTCATGATTATCTTGTAAAGATATCACAAGCAGATTTGGACAAAACAGGTTCAAGTAATCAAGCGGCATATGTAGATACAATTCGTGACTTTGAAAGAATTGGAGATCATTGTACAAACTTGTATCAATTTTTCGAAATGAGACATGAGGACAAAGTTGAACTTAGTCCTGAAGCAAGAAAAGAGTTAGAGAAACTATATGCTGTTGTTAAAGAAACACTTGAATTAACAGTTGAAGCATTCGATACCCAAAGCAAAGAGACTTCAAAACGTGTTATGGATCGAGAAGACGTAATAAATAGATTAGTTATCAAAAACCGTAAACGTCACATTATGAGAATAAACAATCGCCAATCAAGTGAAACACAAGATGAGATGTATGTAGATATTCTTTCTAATATTGAGAGAATCGGTGATCATTGTAATAATATTGTAATAAATGTAGTTCAAGAATATTACTATAATGAAGAACTAGATTACGAGTTTAATGATTAA
- the pyrG gene encoding CTP synthase — MKKTKFIFVTGGVVSSLGKGITASSLGRLLKNRGLKVFMQKFDPYINVDPGTMSPYQHGEVFVTDDGAETDLDLGHYERFIDENLSQASNITTGRVYAQVIEKERRGDYLGATIQVIPHITNEIKAQLYRAAEESGADIVITEIGGTVGDIESLPFLEAIRQARREFGYKNTIFIHNTLVPYLSAAKELKTKPTQHSVKELRGLGIQPDIIVLRTTRPITNAMREKIALFCDVQKEAVIEARDEEILYEVALNLKKQNLDDIVVKHLRMETKECDLTEWIAMINQIKSLNKEVTIGLVGKYVSLQDAYLSVSEALKHAGYHHLAKINIKWINAGELVEGDVKSHLEDCDGLLVPGGFGHRAIEGKINAITYARENNIPYLGLCLGMQTASIEFARNVCKLEGANSTEMDPNTPHPIIDYLPEQYEGIDMGGTLRLGLYKCDITEGTLAYKAYQKPQIKERHRHRYEFNNVYKKQLEDCGLVFSGMNPETGLAEIIELPDHKFFIASQFHPEFLSRPNRPHPLFREFIGACIDK, encoded by the coding sequence ATGAAAAAAACTAAGTTTATATTTGTTACCGGTGGGGTTGTTTCTAGCCTAGGTAAGGGAATTACGGCATCTTCTTTAGGGAGACTTTTGAAAAATAGAGGATTAAAAGTTTTTATGCAAAAATTTGATCCATATATAAACGTTGATCCAGGAACAATGTCACCATATCAACATGGTGAAGTTTTTGTTACCGATGATGGAGCAGAAACTGATTTGGATCTAGGACATTACGAACGTTTTATTGATGAGAACTTAAGCCAAGCAAGTAATATTACAACGGGACGAGTGTATGCTCAAGTAATTGAAAAAGAACGTCGCGGGGACTATTTAGGTGCAACTATTCAAGTAATACCGCACATAACAAACGAGATAAAAGCTCAGTTATATAGAGCAGCAGAAGAAAGTGGAGCAGACATAGTAATAACTGAAATTGGTGGTACTGTCGGAGATATCGAATCATTACCATTTTTAGAAGCAATTAGACAAGCACGAAGAGAATTTGGATATAAAAATACTATTTTCATTCACAACACTTTGGTGCCATATTTAAGTGCAGCAAAAGAATTAAAGACAAAACCTACTCAACATAGTGTTAAAGAACTACGTGGATTAGGTATTCAACCAGATATTATTGTTTTGAGAACAACAAGACCAATCACAAATGCAATGCGTGAGAAAATAGCATTATTCTGTGACGTTCAAAAGGAAGCTGTTATCGAAGCTAGAGATGAAGAAATCCTTTATGAAGTTGCATTAAATCTTAAAAAGCAGAACTTAGATGATATTGTTGTTAAACATTTACGAATGGAAACAAAAGAGTGTGATTTAACTGAATGGATAGCAATGATTAATCAAATCAAAAGTTTAAATAAAGAAGTAACTATAGGATTAGTGGGGAAATATGTTTCATTACAAGATGCTTATCTAAGTGTTAGTGAAGCCCTAAAACATGCGGGATATCACCATTTAGCAAAGATTAACATCAAATGGATAAACGCAGGTGAATTAGTAGAAGGAGATGTTAAGTCTCACTTAGAGGATTGTGATGGTTTATTAGTTCCAGGTGGATTTGGACATCGTGCAATTGAAGGTAAAATAAATGCTATAACGTATGCACGAGAAAACAACATTCCATATTTAGGATTATGTCTTGGTATGCAAACAGCATCAATTGAGTTTGCAAGAAATGTATGTAAATTGGAAGGTGCTAATTCAACAGAGATGGATCCAAATACTCCTCATCCAATTATAGATTACTTACCAGAACAATATGAAGGTATTGATATGGGTGGAACACTTCGTTTAGGTCTTTATAAATGTGATATAACTGAAGGGACGTTAGCATACAAAGCTTATCAAAAACCACAAATCAAAGAACGTCATCGTCATCGCTATGAGTTTAATAATGTTTATAAGAAACAATTAGAGGATTGTGGATTAGTATTTTCAGGAATGAATCCAGAAACTGGATTAGCAGAAATCATAGAATTACCTGATCACAAATTCTTTATTGCATCACAATTTCATCCGGAATTTTTATCAAGACCAAATAGACCTCATCCATTATTTAGAGAATTTATTGGGGCATGCATAGATAAATAA
- the nrnA_1 gene encoding putative bifunctional oligoribonuclease and PAP phosphatase NrnA, with translation MNRSKLKDIYGKIEDYNKIIIFPHARPDGDCIGSSFGLKNIIETTWPNKIVKVAGETSVFTSFLGTPEQLDDDNFKGALGIALDTANKDRLAEQRYKDCDMLIKIDHHILVEEYGDIDYVDTTRPAAALIILDLFMEFQDKLKMTEDGAKALYFGILTDTGRFKYDGVNGDTFRNVAVLFDNGLVTKPIYQYLDTKEENMLRFKGFLLQNYKKTPNGVVYFKILPEYLEEFEVTLENASSLVNEMGVIEDYPIWLLFAEYEEGIVRCRMRSKGPAINELANKYDGGGHRLACGANLGTWDRTEQLINDCDLLAKKYREGLL, from the coding sequence ATGAATAGAAGTAAACTGAAAGATATTTATGGAAAGATAGAAGATTATAATAAAATAATTATCTTTCCACATGCACGTCCTGATGGGGACTGTATAGGTAGTTCGTTTGGACTAAAAAATATAATCGAAACAACATGGCCTAACAAAATTGTAAAAGTAGCCGGAGAAACTAGTGTTTTCACTTCATTTCTTGGAACACCTGAACAATTAGATGACGATAATTTTAAAGGAGCTCTTGGTATAGCTCTAGATACAGCTAATAAGGATAGATTAGCAGAACAAAGATACAAAGACTGCGATATGCTAATTAAGATAGATCATCACATATTAGTAGAAGAGTATGGGGATATAGACTACGTAGACACTACTAGACCTGCTGCTGCCTTGATTATTTTAGATTTGTTTATGGAATTCCAAGACAAACTAAAAATGACAGAGGATGGAGCTAAAGCACTTTATTTTGGAATACTAACTGATACAGGTAGATTCAAATATGATGGTGTTAATGGAGACACTTTCAGAAATGTTGCTGTATTATTTGATAACGGATTAGTCACTAAACCAATTTATCAATATCTAGATACAAAAGAAGAGAATATGTTAAGGTTCAAAGGATTCTTACTACAAAATTATAAAAAAACTCCAAATGGAGTTGTTTATTTTAAAATATTACCAGAATATTTAGAGGAGTTTGAAGTTACTCTAGAAAATGCTAGTTCATTGGTAAATGAAATGGGTGTAATTGAAGATTATCCAATTTGGTTACTATTTGCTGAGTATGAAGAGGGAATAGTTAGATGTAGAATGAGATCTAAAGGTCCTGCAATTAATGAGTTAGCAAACAAGTATGATGGTGGAGGACACAGACTGGCTTGTGGTGCTAATTTAGGTACTTGGGATCGTACTGAGCAACTGATTAATGACTGTGATTTATTAGCTAAAAAATATAGAGAAGGACTATTATAG
- the nrnA_2 gene encoding Bifunctional oligoribonuclease and PAP phosphatase NrnA encodes MYDIVKSLIHKYNRIIIHRHKNPDGDAYGSQMGLKRLIELNYPDKEVYAVGDENTFNFLGHMDIIPDDYYYGSLAIVVDVCVHRLISDKRYLKADEILVVDHHLNEPDFKCISIIESDHIACAGLLASVFIENDCIFDELAATRFLTGIVTDSGRFVYPKTSAETLETAAYLVRQGADLDWIYDKLYTEELNFKKLKGYFINNFKITENNVAYMKNDKTVKDMFGVTTFTVSRAMVNQMSSIRNINIWANFTEEDDGNVLVELRSGKESIVHIARKYGGGGHALACGCSLSSLDEVEKVLKDLDDFSGGVNNE; translated from the coding sequence ATGTATGATATAGTAAAATCCTTAATTCACAAATATAACCGAATTATAATACATCGACACAAGAATCCTGATGGTGACGCTTATGGCTCACAAATGGGATTAAAAAGACTTATTGAACTTAATTATCCGGACAAAGAAGTGTATGCTGTTGGAGATGAAAATACTTTTAATTTCCTAGGACATATGGATATAATACCTGATGATTATTATTATGGATCTTTGGCCATTGTTGTTGATGTTTGTGTGCATCGATTAATTAGTGATAAACGATACTTAAAAGCAGATGAGATATTAGTTGTAGATCATCATTTAAATGAACCAGATTTTAAATGTATAAGTATTATAGAATCAGATCACATTGCTTGTGCTGGCTTACTTGCAAGTGTTTTTATTGAGAATGACTGTATTTTCGATGAATTGGCAGCTACAAGGTTTTTAACAGGTATAGTAACTGATAGTGGAAGATTTGTTTATCCAAAAACATCAGCTGAAACTCTTGAAACAGCTGCTTATTTAGTTAGACAGGGTGCTGATTTAGATTGGATATATGACAAGTTATACACTGAAGAATTAAATTTTAAGAAATTAAAAGGTTACTTTATTAATAACTTTAAAATAACTGAAAACAATGTTGCTTATATGAAGAATGATAAAACCGTAAAAGACATGTTTGGGGTAACCACGTTTACTGTTTCAAGAGCTATGGTAAACCAAATGAGTAGTATTAGAAATATTAATATATGGGCTAATTTTACAGAAGAAGACGATGGTAATGTATTAGTTGAATTACGTAGTGGTAAAGAATCAATTGTACATATTGCCCGTAAATACGGTGGTGGAGGACATGCTCTTGCTTGTGGATGTTCGTTATCGTCATTAGATGAAGTAGAAAAGGTACTAAAAGATTTAGATGATTTCTCTGGAGGAGTAAATAATGAATAG